One window of Gemmatimonadales bacterium genomic DNA carries:
- a CDS encoding CYCXC family (seleno)protein: MNNKNLPWIITAVAVVALGGVLVAQKMGTASQRHPDPRPDVNGATVIPASNWNFEPIVRAYTAAAQNAQVIDGLYCHCGCKESINHRSLLTCFETDHGSACDICMEEVELAARMHGQGATLDQIRQEIDKQYGS; the protein is encoded by the coding sequence ATGAACAACAAGAACCTGCCCTGGATCATCACCGCCGTCGCCGTCGTTGCGCTGGGTGGAGTCCTCGTCGCACAGAAGATGGGAACCGCCTCGCAGCGTCACCCTGACCCGAGACCCGATGTCAACGGCGCCACGGTGATCCCCGCGTCGAACTGGAACTTCGAGCCTATCGTCCGCGCCTACACCGCGGCGGCACAGAATGCCCAGGTGATCGACGGCCTCTACTGCCACTGCGGCTGCAAGGAGAGCATCAACCACCGCTCGCTCCTCACCTGCTTCGAGACCGATCACGGCTCGGCGTGCGACATCTGCATGGAAGAGGTGGAGCTGGCCGCGCGGATGCACGGCCAGGGCGCCACGCTCGATCAGATCCGGCAGGAGATCGATAAGCAGTACGGTAGCTAA
- a CDS encoding ethylbenzene dehydrogenase-related protein, with protein sequence MLGLATGGITACGDDNTGPGSTSGFAAIQAVLTAEDCGNCHNGNNSVYHGGFEISGTRATDSATVQNFLNFEDPTASPLIQRVLNGSSLLHPVRPFASTSADDAQTIVRYVQALAQAGASRTLTAALATTAPTVDGVAEAAWNSATALLIPVHGGFAGAITVTMRAMYTSNRVFFLLQWDDPTESVVRSPWEKTASGWLKRTVAPPLFDNSRLSRWRTMPDNYYYEDKLAIIWNTSGASAIDGFDENGCAVLCHVDRPGDARPLKYTNGVGQTADMWHWKLVRTNVVHRLDDQYVYWNRALTVNSGGGRAGDPGGGEYKSNGSAVPLFMSPNQPAAPYHMVDSATAVQWAAVGLAIDPNDIATAFADNFAVGDLIANSITTLKPNVDRSDVEAYGVHAAGRWTLEIVRNLTTTSVGAIPAGGTSIVPVDVQFTPGQSYRFGVAVFENAQIEHSWSPGVYTLRFQQ encoded by the coding sequence ATGCTTGGACTGGCGACCGGCGGCATTACCGCATGCGGCGACGACAACACCGGCCCCGGTAGCACCAGCGGCTTCGCCGCCATCCAGGCCGTGTTGACCGCGGAGGACTGCGGGAACTGCCATAACGGGAACAACTCGGTCTATCACGGCGGGTTCGAAATCAGCGGCACGCGCGCCACCGACTCCGCCACCGTTCAGAACTTCCTCAACTTTGAAGACCCCACTGCCTCGCCGCTCATCCAGCGGGTGCTGAACGGGAGCAGTCTGCTGCACCCGGTCCGGCCGTTCGCTTCCACGAGCGCCGACGATGCGCAGACGATCGTGCGGTACGTGCAGGCGCTGGCCCAGGCCGGCGCGTCGCGGACGCTCACGGCAGCGCTGGCGACCACGGCGCCGACGGTGGACGGCGTGGCGGAGGCCGCGTGGAACAGCGCCACCGCGCTCCTCATCCCGGTGCACGGAGGCTTCGCGGGCGCCATCACCGTGACCATGCGCGCGATGTACACGTCGAACCGAGTCTTCTTCCTGCTCCAGTGGGACGATCCGACCGAGTCGGTAGTGCGCTCGCCGTGGGAAAAGACCGCGAGCGGCTGGCTCAAGCGCACCGTCGCCCCGCCGCTCTTCGATAACAGCCGGCTGTCGCGCTGGCGGACGATGCCGGACAACTACTACTATGAAGACAAGCTCGCCATCATCTGGAACACGTCAGGCGCCAGCGCGATCGACGGCTTCGACGAGAACGGCTGCGCCGTCCTCTGCCACGTGGACCGGCCCGGCGACGCGCGGCCGCTCAAGTACACCAACGGCGTCGGCCAGACGGCAGACATGTGGCACTGGAAGCTGGTGCGGACCAACGTCGTGCACCGGCTCGACGACCAGTACGTGTACTGGAACCGCGCCCTCACCGTGAACTCTGGCGGCGGGCGCGCCGGTGATCCGGGTGGCGGCGAGTACAAGAGCAACGGTTCCGCCGTACCTTTGTTCATGTCTCCGAACCAGCCAGCGGCGCCGTACCACATGGTGGACTCGGCCACTGCGGTGCAGTGGGCCGCCGTCGGCCTCGCCATCGATCCCAACGACATCGCCACCGCGTTCGCTGACAACTTCGCGGTCGGCGACCTGATCGCCAACTCGATCACCACCCTGAAGCCGAACGTGGACCGGTCGGACGTGGAAGCCTACGGCGTCCATGCGGCCGGGAGATGGACGCTCGAAATCGTGCGCAACCTGACCACGACCTCCGTCGGCGCGATCCCGGCCGGCGGCACCTCCATAGTGCCTGTGGACGTGCAGTTCACGCCGGGGCAGAGCTACCGCTTCGGCGTAGCGGTCTTCGAGAACGCCCAGATCGAGCACAGCTGGTCGCCGGGCGTGTACACCCTGCGGTTCCAACAGTGA